A single region of the Marmota flaviventris isolate mMarFla1 chromosome 10, mMarFla1.hap1, whole genome shotgun sequence genome encodes:
- the LOC139707493 gene encoding small proline-rich protein 2E-like, whose translation MSYQQQQQCKVPCQPPPQVPEPCPPKVPEPCPPKVPEPCPPPCSQQKCPPVQCPPCQQDYPPKWK comes from the coding sequence ATGTCCTATCAACAGCAGCAACAATGCAAAGTCCCCtgccagcctcctccccaggtcCCAGAGCCCTGTCCTCCCAAGGTCCCAGAGCCCTGTCCTCCCAAAGTCCCTGAGCCTTGTCCTCCACCCTGCAGCCAGCAGAAGTGCCCCCCTGTCCAGTGCCCTCCATGCCAGCAGGACTATCCACCAAAGTGGAAGTAG